From Streptomyces chrestomyceticus JCM 4735, one genomic window encodes:
- a CDS encoding ATP-binding protein — translation MRTRRRARVRTTRVEYLLPHAHETVFWARWLTAAFLARDGTAAPCPADPADAFLVVTELVANVTRHTRSNCRLRLCFQDGALTVEVSDDCPERPRFRPAGDGEESGRGLLIVYALAHTLDVLDGPAGGKTIRATLSAG, via the coding sequence TTGCGTACCCGTCGTCGTGCCCGCGTCCGGACGACGCGGGTCGAATACCTCTTACCCCACGCCCACGAAACCGTCTTCTGGGCCCGTTGGCTGACCGCCGCCTTCCTGGCCCGGGACGGAACCGCCGCGCCCTGCCCCGCCGACCCGGCGGACGCCTTCCTGGTCGTCACCGAGCTGGTCGCCAACGTCACCCGCCACACCCGCAGCAACTGCCGGCTGCGCCTGTGCTTCCAGGACGGCGCCCTGACCGTCGAGGTGAGCGACGACTGCCCGGAACGGCCCCGGTTCCGCCCGGCCGGTGACGGGGAGGAGAGCGGCCGCGGGCTGCTGATCGTGTACGCCCTCGCGCACACCCTCGACGTCTTGGACGGCCCGGCGGGCGGCAAGACGATCCGGGCCACCCTGAGCGCCGGGTGA
- a CDS encoding GNAT family N-acetyltransferase: MTGVPITNTPQRATVDDARLVSSTLARAFGDDPMMRWFFPDGPSREAGLKRYFTTLFTRQYAHHGVCERTGAAAAFWVPPEGQAKAVPDAETVQELQDILGDRAPLFRDTVMAAAEHAPQEPHWYLGVIGADPAAQGQGHGAALLRSGLAQADAAGLPVYLESSKPSNVPVYEHFGFVVRGEMELPGGGPVLWAMRREPRTPDSA; the protein is encoded by the coding sequence ATGACCGGTGTGCCGATAACGAACACCCCGCAGAGGGCGACGGTCGACGACGCCCGACTGGTCAGCAGTACCCTGGCCCGCGCCTTCGGCGACGACCCGATGATGCGCTGGTTCTTCCCCGACGGCCCGTCCCGCGAGGCCGGGCTGAAGCGTTACTTCACCACGCTGTTCACCCGGCAGTACGCCCACCACGGCGTGTGCGAGCGCACCGGCGCGGCGGCCGCCTTCTGGGTACCGCCGGAGGGGCAGGCGAAGGCCGTGCCCGACGCGGAGACCGTCCAGGAGCTCCAGGACATCCTCGGCGACCGGGCCCCGCTGTTCCGCGACACCGTCATGGCGGCGGCCGAGCACGCGCCCCAGGAGCCGCACTGGTACCTCGGGGTGATCGGCGCCGACCCCGCCGCCCAGGGACAGGGACACGGCGCCGCGCTGCTGCGCTCGGGCCTGGCCCAGGCCGACGCGGCGGGCCTGCCCGTCTACCTGGAGTCCTCCAAGCCGTCCAACGTCCCCGTCTACGAGCACTTCGGTTTCGTCGTACGCGGAGAGATGGAACTCCCGGGCGGCGGACCGGTGCTGTGGGCCATGCGGCGCGAACCCCGCACTCCTGACAGCGCCTGA
- a CDS encoding PadR family transcriptional regulator yields the protein MALDHAILVSLLEKPGSGYELARRFERSIGYFWTATHQQIYRVLKRMEADGWVEVREVPQQGRPDKKEYSVAALGRTALSSWLHEPIEPESVRHDLAVKIRGAAFDDPAALIHEVERHHQVHTDRLAHYLAGERRDFTGPEAPAVLDAGQQLQHAVLRGGIAYERMTITWLEDVLGTLRALKPERP from the coding sequence ATGGCGCTCGACCACGCGATCCTCGTCTCCCTGCTGGAGAAACCGGGCTCCGGCTATGAGCTGGCCCGCCGGTTCGAGCGGTCCATCGGCTACTTCTGGACCGCCACCCACCAGCAGATCTACCGCGTCCTCAAGCGCATGGAGGCCGACGGCTGGGTCGAGGTCCGCGAGGTGCCGCAGCAGGGGCGGCCGGACAAGAAGGAGTACTCCGTCGCCGCCCTCGGGCGGACCGCCCTCTCCTCCTGGCTGCACGAGCCGATCGAGCCCGAGAGCGTACGGCACGACCTCGCCGTCAAGATCCGCGGCGCGGCGTTCGACGACCCGGCCGCACTGATCCACGAGGTCGAGCGGCACCACCAGGTGCACACCGACCGGCTCGCGCACTACCTGGCGGGGGAGCGGCGCGACTTCACCGGCCCCGAGGCGCCCGCCGTCCTCGACGCCGGGCAGCAGCTCCAGCACGCGGTGCTGCGCGGCGGCATCGCGTACGAGCGCATGACGATCACCTGGCTGGAGGACGTGCTCGGCACGCTCCGCGCCCTGAAGCCCGAGCGGCCCTGA
- a CDS encoding STAS domain-containing protein, giving the protein MNTRCPELREGCRVVCPVGEIDLATAPAFREQLRGNDAALPAFVIADLRQVNFIDSSGLQELMKAQTRCEAVGGWVRVVYEHEAVDLLFRLTGYAEQFPRYASVEDARGDRAPEAADG; this is encoded by the coding sequence ATGAACACCCGGTGTCCCGAGCTGAGGGAGGGCTGCCGGGTGGTCTGCCCGGTGGGCGAGATCGACCTGGCCACGGCGCCGGCGTTCCGGGAGCAGCTCAGAGGGAACGATGCTGCACTCCCGGCCTTCGTCATCGCCGACCTGCGGCAGGTCAACTTCATCGACAGCAGCGGACTGCAGGAACTGATGAAGGCCCAGACGCGCTGCGAGGCGGTCGGCGGCTGGGTGCGGGTCGTCTACGAGCACGAGGCCGTCGACCTGCTGTTCCGGCTCACCGGCTACGCCGAACAGTTCCCCCGCTACGCCAGTGTCGAGGACGCCAGGGGCGACCGGGCGCCGGAGGCCGCCGACGGGTGA
- a CDS encoding SH3 domain-containing protein translates to MTLKKRARLAAAIAVPLLLSGATLTVTAPSASAAPTGADACTHPGWSNKSSGKGTAKGDSVKVRTGPNKECGVVATVGTARVLFYHCWVKNSAGNRWTHVRIDGLNVDGWVYNKNLDDGGSDHPDNKC, encoded by the coding sequence GTGACACTGAAGAAGCGCGCGAGACTCGCCGCGGCCATCGCCGTACCGCTCCTCCTGTCAGGTGCCACGCTCACCGTCACGGCGCCGTCCGCCAGTGCCGCGCCCACCGGTGCGGACGCGTGTACCCACCCCGGCTGGTCGAACAAGTCCTCCGGCAAGGGCACCGCGAAGGGCGACAGCGTCAAGGTCCGCACCGGCCCCAACAAGGAGTGCGGTGTGGTCGCGACGGTCGGCACCGCGCGTGTGCTGTTCTACCACTGCTGGGTGAAGAACTCCGCGGGCAACAGGTGGACGCACGTACGGATCGACGGCCTCAACGTCGACGGCTGGGTCTACAACAAGAACCTCGACGACGGCGGCTCCGACCACCCGGACAACAAGTGCTGA
- a CDS encoding family 2 encapsulin nanocompartment cargo protein terpene cyclase, with protein MPEEPAPPAPGPEAGPAPEGGPRPGDPIPGLYCPPAVPADPAKVAEVDRRLEAWAHDLDLFPPEWAGDFAGFQVGRAVVLQHPAAASLERLVVAGKLLVAENVVDDCYCEDYGGSPIGLGGRLIIAQSALDPLHTADGYQQQWHEGLGADAPLRSYADAMRAFREIASPSQVTRFVHDMARLHLGYLAEGAWAQTRTTPPVWKYLVMRQFNNFRPCLSLVDAVDGYELSEPFYSRPEVQRVTALACNATTLVNDLYSFTKEMAVDEHHLNLPVVIAAEDRGGLKEAYLKAVGIHNEIMHAFEDESAVLAARNPVLARYTTGLAAWVAGNHEWHHTNTYRYSLPNYW; from the coding sequence CTGCCCGAGGAACCCGCCCCGCCCGCGCCCGGCCCGGAGGCCGGCCCCGCTCCCGAGGGCGGGCCCCGCCCCGGTGACCCGATTCCGGGCCTGTACTGTCCGCCCGCCGTGCCCGCCGACCCGGCCAAGGTCGCCGAGGTGGACCGGCGCCTCGAAGCCTGGGCCCATGACCTCGACCTGTTTCCCCCTGAATGGGCGGGAGACTTCGCCGGCTTCCAGGTGGGCCGCGCCGTCGTCCTGCAACACCCGGCAGCGGCGAGCCTGGAGCGCCTCGTCGTCGCGGGCAAGCTGCTGGTGGCGGAGAACGTCGTCGACGACTGCTACTGCGAGGACTACGGCGGGTCGCCCATCGGCCTGGGCGGCCGGCTCATCATCGCGCAGAGCGCCCTGGACCCTCTGCACACCGCGGACGGCTACCAACAGCAGTGGCACGAGGGCCTGGGCGCGGACGCTCCGCTGCGCTCCTACGCCGACGCGATGCGGGCCTTCCGGGAGATCGCCAGTCCCAGTCAGGTCACCCGGTTCGTCCACGACATGGCGCGCCTGCACCTGGGCTATCTCGCCGAGGGCGCCTGGGCGCAGACCCGCACCACCCCGCCGGTGTGGAAGTACCTGGTGATGCGGCAGTTCAACAACTTCCGCCCCTGCCTGTCCCTCGTGGACGCGGTGGACGGCTACGAACTGTCCGAGCCGTTCTACTCCCGCCCCGAGGTCCAACGCGTCACCGCGCTGGCCTGCAATGCCACCACACTCGTCAACGACCTGTACTCCTTCACCAAGGAGATGGCCGTCGACGAGCACCACCTGAACCTCCCGGTGGTGATCGCCGCCGAGGACCGCGGCGGCCTCAAGGAGGCGTACCTGAAGGCCGTCGGCATCCACAACGAGATCATGCACGCCTTCGAGGACGAGTCCGCGGTCCTGGCCGCCCGGAACCCGGTCCTGGCCCGCTACACCACCGGTCTCGCCGCCTGGGTCGCCGGCAATCACGAATGGCACCACACCAACACCTACCGCTACTCCCTGCCGAACTACTGGTGA
- a CDS encoding acyl-CoA dehydrogenase family protein, giving the protein MADPLLFNPRTYDPAHFDPETRRLLRATVDWFEDRGKRRLIEDYRSRAWLADFLAFSAKEGLFATFLTPSAAAGGQPDKRWDTARIAALNEIFGFYGLDYWYAWQVTILGLGPVWQSDNAAARARAAELLAQGEVFAFGLSEKTHGADIYNTDMLLEPDGDGGFLASGAKYYIGNGNAAGLVSVFGRRTDIEGPDGYVFFAADSRHPAYHLVKNVVDSSKYVSEFRLENYPVGPDDVLHTGRAAFDAALNTVNVGKFNLCTASIGICEHAMYEAVTHASNRILYGRPVTAFPHVRRELTDAYVRLVGMKLFSDRAVDYFRSAGPDDRRYLLFNPMTKMKVTTEGEKVIDLMWDVIAAKGFEKDTYFAQAATEIRGLPKLEGTVHVNLALILKFMGNHLLNPAEYAPVPTRLDAADDTFLFRQGPARGLGAVRFHDWRAAYDAYAEVPNVARFREQADALCEFVTTAAPDEEQSRDLDLLLAVGQLFALVVHGQLILEQARLTDLDADVLDELFGVLVRDFSAHAVELHGKDSATDAQQSWALSAVRRPVVDEARSARVWERVEALSGAYEMAP; this is encoded by the coding sequence ATGGCCGACCCGCTGCTCTTCAACCCGCGCACCTACGACCCGGCGCACTTCGACCCCGAGACCCGCAGGCTGCTGCGCGCCACCGTCGACTGGTTCGAGGACCGCGGCAAGCGCCGGCTGATCGAGGACTACCGCTCCCGCGCCTGGCTGGCCGACTTCCTCGCCTTCTCGGCGAAGGAAGGGCTGTTCGCCACCTTCCTCACCCCGTCCGCCGCCGCCGGCGGGCAGCCGGACAAGCGCTGGGACACCGCCCGCATCGCCGCCCTCAACGAGATCTTCGGCTTCTACGGCCTCGACTACTGGTACGCCTGGCAGGTCACCATCCTCGGCCTCGGCCCGGTCTGGCAGAGCGACAACGCCGCCGCCCGCGCCCGCGCGGCCGAACTCCTCGCGCAGGGTGAGGTGTTCGCCTTCGGCCTGTCCGAGAAGACGCACGGCGCCGACATTTACAACACCGACATGCTGCTGGAGCCCGATGGCGACGGCGGCTTCCTCGCCAGCGGCGCCAAGTACTACATCGGCAACGGCAACGCCGCCGGACTCGTCTCCGTCTTCGGCCGCCGCACCGACATCGAGGGCCCCGACGGCTACGTCTTCTTCGCCGCCGACAGCCGCCACCCGGCGTACCACCTGGTGAAGAACGTCGTCGACTCCTCGAAGTACGTCAGCGAGTTCCGCCTGGAGAACTACCCGGTCGGGCCGGACGACGTCCTGCACACCGGCCGCGCCGCCTTCGACGCCGCGCTCAACACCGTCAACGTCGGCAAGTTCAACCTCTGCACCGCTTCGATCGGCATCTGCGAGCACGCGATGTACGAGGCCGTCACCCACGCCAGCAACCGCATCCTGTACGGCCGCCCGGTCACCGCCTTCCCGCACGTGCGCCGCGAGCTGACCGACGCCTACGTACGCCTCGTCGGGATGAAGCTGTTCAGCGACCGCGCCGTCGACTACTTCCGCTCCGCCGGCCCCGACGACCGCCGCTACCTGCTCTTCAACCCGATGACGAAGATGAAGGTGACCACCGAGGGCGAGAAGGTCATCGACCTGATGTGGGACGTCATCGCGGCCAAGGGCTTCGAGAAGGACACCTACTTCGCGCAGGCCGCCACCGAGATCCGCGGCCTGCCGAAGCTGGAGGGCACCGTCCACGTCAACCTCGCGCTGATCCTCAAGTTCATGGGCAACCACCTGCTGAACCCGGCCGAGTACGCGCCCGTACCCACCCGCCTCGACGCGGCCGACGACACCTTCCTCTTCCGCCAGGGCCCGGCCCGCGGCCTGGGCGCCGTACGGTTCCACGACTGGCGCGCCGCCTACGACGCGTACGCCGAGGTGCCCAACGTCGCCCGCTTCCGGGAGCAGGCGGACGCGCTGTGCGAGTTCGTCACCACCGCCGCCCCCGACGAGGAGCAGAGCCGCGACCTCGATCTGCTGCTCGCCGTCGGCCAGTTGTTCGCGCTGGTCGTGCACGGCCAGCTCATCCTCGAACAGGCCCGCCTGACGGACCTCGACGCGGACGTCCTGGACGAGCTGTTCGGCGTCCTCGTCCGCGACTTCTCCGCGCACGCCGTCGAACTGCACGGCAAGGACTCGGCGACCGACGCCCAGCAGTCCTGGGCCCTGTCCGCGGTCCGCCGCCCCGTCGTCGACGAGGCCCGCTCCGCGCGGGTCTGGGAGCGCGTCGAGGCGCTGTCGGGGGCCTACGAGATGGCGCCGTAA
- a CDS encoding family 2B encapsulin nanocompartment shell protein — MTVETSPSAGAGAQDPEQEQLSLSTAAARNLATTTKTEPQMQGISSRWLLRKLPWVNVPGGAYRVNRRLSFTVGDGKVTFEKSGSTVRVIPEELAELPLLRGFDDPTALGALADKFVQKEFEPGQIIVQQGRKADHVFLIVHGRVDKLRPAKYEGEAVVGRLSDGDSFGGNALATADGEWDFTVRAATAVTVLTLPHSAYKTIAGQHEALRSHVDKRSTDAQKPSNKSGEAAIEFLSSHEGEPTLPTTFVDYELSPREYELSVAQTVLKVHSRIADLYNQPMNQTQQQLRLTVEALRERQEKELVNNREFGLLNNTDFDQRIPAPVGPPTPDDLDDLLSMRRGTRYFFAHPRAIAAFGKECNRRGLTLGSADVDGHPIPAWRGVPILPCGKIPISEHQTSSIIAMRTGENDQGVVGLYQTGLPDEIEPGLNVRFMGIDEKAIISYLVSTYYSAAVLVPDAIGILENVEVRPRD; from the coding sequence ATGACGGTCGAGACGAGCCCATCAGCAGGCGCCGGGGCGCAGGACCCGGAGCAGGAGCAGCTCAGCCTCAGTACAGCGGCGGCGCGGAATCTCGCGACCACCACCAAGACCGAACCCCAGATGCAGGGGATCAGTTCGCGGTGGCTGCTGCGGAAGCTGCCGTGGGTCAATGTTCCCGGCGGTGCCTACCGGGTGAACCGGCGGCTGTCGTTCACCGTCGGGGACGGGAAGGTGACGTTCGAGAAGAGCGGGTCCACGGTGCGTGTCATCCCGGAGGAGCTGGCCGAGCTGCCGCTGCTGCGGGGGTTCGACGACCCGACGGCGTTGGGCGCGCTGGCCGACAAGTTCGTCCAGAAGGAGTTCGAACCCGGTCAGATCATCGTGCAGCAGGGCCGGAAGGCCGATCATGTCTTCCTGATCGTGCACGGCAGGGTGGACAAGCTCAGGCCGGCGAAGTACGAGGGCGAGGCCGTCGTGGGCCGGCTGTCGGACGGCGACAGCTTCGGCGGCAACGCGCTGGCGACGGCCGACGGCGAGTGGGATTTCACGGTCCGCGCGGCGACCGCGGTGACGGTCCTGACGCTGCCGCACAGTGCGTACAAGACGATCGCCGGCCAGCACGAGGCGCTGCGGTCGCACGTCGACAAGCGCAGCACCGACGCGCAGAAGCCGTCGAACAAGTCCGGTGAGGCCGCGATCGAGTTCCTGTCCAGCCACGAGGGTGAGCCGACGCTGCCGACCACGTTCGTGGACTACGAACTCTCGCCGCGTGAGTACGAGTTGAGCGTCGCGCAGACGGTGCTCAAGGTGCACAGCCGGATCGCCGACCTCTACAACCAGCCGATGAACCAGACGCAGCAGCAGTTGCGGCTCACCGTCGAGGCGCTGCGCGAGCGCCAGGAGAAGGAGCTGGTCAACAACCGCGAGTTCGGGCTGCTCAACAACACCGACTTCGACCAGCGCATCCCGGCCCCCGTCGGCCCGCCGACCCCGGACGACCTCGACGACCTGCTGAGCATGCGCCGCGGGACCAGGTACTTCTTCGCCCACCCGCGCGCCATCGCCGCCTTCGGCAAGGAGTGCAACCGGCGCGGCCTCACCCTCGGCAGCGCCGATGTCGACGGCCACCCCATTCCCGCGTGGCGCGGTGTGCCGATCCTGCCGTGCGGCAAGATCCCGATCTCGGAGCACCAGACGTCGTCGATCATCGCCATGCGGACCGGTGAGAACGACCAGGGCGTCGTCGGCCTCTACCAGACCGGCCTGCCCGACGAGATCGAGCCCGGCCTCAACGTCCGGTTCATGGGCATCGACGAGAAGGCGATCATCTCCTACCTCGTCAGCACCTACTACTCCGCCGCCGTTCTGGTGCCGGACGCGATCGGCATCCTCGAAAACGTCGAGGTGCGACCGCGTGACTGA
- a CDS encoding PP2C family protein-serine/threonine phosphatase: MRLDRDRRWLLFALLPGIPIAVGDLVLGPAQSLAGLLMICTLLAATRLDGPCTGSVALYVVLLAAGVAVWEGNLGEQGMLVRLAVLALGGAYATWSAARRVAHEGELTETSSVAQRAILQPTTFRLGGVAVCARYHSASPQALLGGDLYAFAHTTAGLRLLIGDVRGNGLPAVRLSAAVISFFRDSAYTRPDLPAVLDATDRRLATLLGAEDFVTALAAEFRTTRRSAGTRVRLANCGHHPPLLLPAGAPPRLLAPAEPTTPLGLHPAPVVQDVTLGPGDRLLFYTDGLAEARSPEGDMVDLAGLRSACSRAVLDDAADALQEALLRHTDGVLADDVAFILVESCPPVSAPDLRGACGTRAG, from the coding sequence ATGCGCCTGGACCGCGACCGCAGATGGCTGCTGTTCGCGCTGCTGCCGGGCATTCCCATAGCCGTGGGAGACCTCGTGCTGGGCCCGGCGCAGAGTCTGGCCGGGCTGCTGATGATCTGTACGCTGCTGGCCGCCACCCGGCTCGACGGCCCCTGTACCGGCTCCGTCGCCCTGTACGTGGTGCTGCTGGCCGCCGGTGTCGCGGTGTGGGAGGGCAACCTCGGCGAACAGGGCATGCTGGTGCGCCTGGCCGTGCTCGCGCTGGGCGGCGCGTACGCCACCTGGAGCGCCGCCCGACGGGTGGCGCACGAAGGCGAGCTGACCGAGACCTCGTCCGTCGCCCAGCGCGCCATCCTCCAGCCCACCACCTTCCGGCTCGGTGGAGTGGCCGTGTGCGCCCGCTACCACTCCGCCTCGCCCCAGGCCCTGCTCGGCGGGGACCTGTACGCCTTCGCGCACACCACCGCCGGCCTGCGCCTGCTGATCGGCGACGTGCGCGGCAACGGCCTGCCGGCCGTACGCCTGTCGGCCGCTGTGATCAGCTTCTTCCGCGACAGTGCCTACACCCGCCCCGACCTGCCCGCCGTGCTGGACGCCACCGACCGGCGCCTGGCCACCCTGCTCGGCGCGGAGGACTTCGTCACCGCCCTGGCTGCCGAGTTCCGCACCACCCGCCGGTCCGCCGGCACCCGGGTGCGCCTGGCCAACTGCGGCCACCACCCGCCGCTGCTCCTGCCCGCCGGCGCCCCGCCCCGCCTGCTCGCCCCGGCCGAACCGACCACCCCGCTGGGACTGCACCCCGCGCCGGTCGTCCAGGACGTGACCCTCGGCCCCGGCGACCGCCTGCTGTTCTACACCGACGGCCTGGCCGAGGCCCGCAGCCCCGAGGGCGACATGGTCGATCTCGCCGGTCTGCGGTCCGCCTGCTCACGGGCGGTGCTCGACGACGCGGCCGACGCGCTCCAGGAGGCCCTGCTCCGCCACACGGACGGCGTCCTCGCCGACGACGTGGCGTTCATCCTGGTCGAGTCCTGCCCGCCGGTGTCCGCACCGGACCTCCGGGGCGCGTGCGGTACGCGCGCCGGGTGA
- a CDS encoding geranyl diphosphate 2-C-methyltransferase, whose translation MTTTAQRGGAAAAPAVSPYQQSVADYWNHERNAVNLRLGEVDGFYHHHYGIGNVDRSVLAGPEDTRDERTIAELHRLECAQADFLADHLGPVTPDDRLLDSGCGRGGGSLVAHQRFDCHVDGISISETQVAFATAQAEKHGVGDKVRFHVKNMLDTGFERGSFRAVWNNESTMYVDLSALFAEYARLLVRGGRYVTITGCYNDTYGLPSREVSTINAHYICDIHPRSAYFREMANHRLVPSSVVDLTAATVPYWELRAASSLATGIEETFLTAYKNGSFQYLLIAADRV comes from the coding sequence ATGACCACCACAGCGCAGCGCGGCGGCGCGGCAGCAGCCCCGGCCGTCAGCCCCTACCAGCAGTCGGTGGCCGACTACTGGAACCACGAGCGGAACGCCGTCAACCTCCGCCTGGGCGAGGTCGACGGCTTCTACCACCACCACTACGGCATCGGGAACGTCGACCGGTCCGTCCTGGCGGGCCCGGAGGACACCCGCGACGAGCGCACCATCGCCGAACTGCACCGTCTGGAGTGCGCCCAGGCCGACTTCCTCGCCGACCACCTCGGCCCCGTCACCCCCGACGACCGGCTGCTGGACTCCGGCTGCGGCCGGGGCGGCGGCAGCCTGGTCGCCCACCAGCGGTTCGACTGTCACGTCGACGGGATCTCCATCTCCGAGACCCAGGTGGCCTTCGCCACCGCGCAGGCCGAGAAGCACGGTGTGGGCGACAAGGTGCGCTTCCACGTCAAGAACATGCTCGACACCGGCTTCGAGCGGGGCTCGTTCCGCGCCGTCTGGAACAACGAGTCCACGATGTACGTCGACCTGTCGGCCCTGTTCGCCGAGTACGCGCGCCTCCTCGTACGCGGCGGCCGGTACGTCACCATCACCGGCTGCTACAACGACACCTACGGGCTGCCCTCCCGCGAGGTCTCCACGATCAACGCCCACTACATCTGCGACATCCACCCCCGCTCCGCCTACTTCAGGGAGATGGCGAACCACCGGCTCGTGCCGAGCAGCGTGGTGGACCTGACCGCGGCGACCGTGCCGTACTGGGAGCTGCGCGCCGCGTCCTCGTTGGCCACGGGTATCGAGGAGACGTTTCTGACCGCCTACAAGAACGGCAGTTTCCAGTACCTGCTGATTGCCGCCGACCGGGTCTGA
- a CDS encoding STAS domain-containing protein — protein MPHADGLLVNMVADCSACAVIRVSGALDHTGEQYFRTTMGGHVDAGYRYVVLDCAALVYCNSRGLNCLLGLHWLLSRRRGRLLLAGVGRRVLWMLEQTGSKEVLAVFPTVTRALASLPVHHRPTWPPPHPVSTGPGA, from the coding sequence ATGCCGCACGCTGACGGGTTGCTGGTCAACATGGTCGCCGACTGTTCCGCATGTGCGGTGATACGCGTCAGCGGAGCTCTCGACCACACCGGGGAACAGTACTTCCGTACGACGATGGGCGGCCACGTCGACGCCGGTTACCGCTATGTGGTCCTGGACTGCGCGGCGCTGGTCTACTGCAACTCCCGCGGCCTGAACTGCCTGCTCGGGCTGCACTGGCTGCTCAGCCGGCGCCGCGGCCGCCTTCTGCTCGCGGGGGTGGGGCGCCGGGTGCTGTGGATGCTGGAGCAGACCGGCAGCAAGGAGGTGCTGGCCGTCTTCCCCACCGTGACCCGGGCGCTGGCCAGCCTCCCCGTGCACCACCGTCCCACCTGGCCGCCCCCGCACCCGGTGAGCACGGGCCCCGGGGCGTGA
- a CDS encoding STAS domain-containing protein: MSGLARCFRGRVAPRRPGRTGARWWRYEGRPRRRPAGSYGKSDGPCWRARRDGETLLLSVCGDLDLELARRLGPALSQVSSRSVRTVVLDLSQVTFFDCSGLQWLCEVRSRVAANGGETYLRQPPRCVYRVLQLVPLPRPFALLSATGTAARPAGTTGSSRSAGGASGRLAVRRRRSAYGSARPPGS, from the coding sequence GTGTCTGGTCTCGCACGCTGCTTCCGTGGCCGCGTCGCTCCCCGCCGCCCCGGCCGTACCGGCGCCCGCTGGTGGCGGTACGAGGGCCGGCCGCGCCGGCGGCCCGCAGGTTCGTACGGGAAGAGCGACGGACCCTGCTGGCGCGCGCGGCGGGACGGGGAGACGCTGCTGCTGTCGGTCTGCGGCGACCTGGATCTGGAGCTCGCCCGGCGCCTGGGCCCGGCCCTGTCCCAGGTGTCCTCGCGGTCCGTCCGCACGGTGGTCCTGGACCTGAGCCAGGTCACCTTCTTCGACTGCAGCGGGCTGCAGTGGCTGTGCGAGGTGCGGTCCCGGGTGGCCGCGAACGGCGGGGAGACATACCTGCGCCAGCCGCCGCGCTGTGTCTACCGCGTGCTGCAACTCGTGCCGCTGCCCCGGCCGTTCGCCTTGCTGTCCGCCACTGGCACCGCCGCCCGCCCGGCGGGGACGACGGGAAGCAGCCGTTCGGCGGGCGGCGCTTCCGGCCGCCTCGCCGTGCGCCGCCGGCGGTCCGCGTACGGGTCCGCCCGGCCGCCCGGCAGCTAA